The Micromonospora sp. Llam0 genome includes a window with the following:
- a CDS encoding IS1634 family transposase, giving the protein MEKQLGSLPVIADFSRRLDIAGVVDRACPIREVASISHGQVIEALIANRLTSPKAMVAVADWAHAWAVEEVYDIDPDLLNDDRLGRALDALADQADQVVGSIGATAITAFGIDVTRCHWDMTSISLYGAYDHVDDEYPTPAYGHPKDRRTDLKQIQAGLAVTADGAVPVLSRTYDGNAAEIAQVTDTMRALQALATPRNFLLVGDSKLISYPNVTAMTTEQVTFIAPLAASRVPDGLFAGLDPSRATIVDYVAERDEGRPHTERCTYRVDEDTMDLTGPRKKDPVHTLRRILVHSTANATAQAKARALRLAQARTELDTLTRTAGTRHHRTIEAVTTKATAIARRRRISAHLHTTITTDDTGKPTFAWTFDQAALDAEAAADGWYALLTNLPADIDATDVFLRYKDQPTVERRYSEFKGPLAVAPIFLRNNRRITALITVICLALLIFCLIEREVRRNLAPDTEIRGFYINDRRPRKPTGRLILQALGELRLIPAPPNEAATIPTPGPLQTRLLRLLHVDPTQPRWP; this is encoded by the coding sequence GTGGAGAAGCAGCTGGGGTCGCTGCCGGTCATCGCGGACTTCTCCCGCCGGTTGGACATCGCGGGTGTGGTGGACCGGGCCTGCCCGATACGGGAGGTCGCCTCCATCAGCCACGGGCAGGTCATCGAGGCGCTGATCGCGAACCGGCTGACCAGTCCGAAGGCGATGGTCGCCGTGGCCGACTGGGCCCACGCGTGGGCGGTGGAAGAGGTCTACGACATCGATCCCGACCTGCTCAACGACGACCGGCTGGGCCGGGCCCTGGACGCCCTCGCCGATCAGGCCGACCAGGTCGTCGGATCAATCGGCGCGACCGCGATCACGGCATTCGGCATCGACGTCACCCGCTGCCACTGGGACATGACCTCGATCTCGCTGTACGGCGCATACGACCACGTCGACGACGAGTACCCCACCCCTGCCTACGGCCACCCGAAAGACCGGCGCACCGACCTCAAACAGATCCAGGCCGGCCTCGCCGTCACCGCGGACGGCGCCGTCCCCGTCCTCAGCCGGACCTATGACGGCAACGCCGCCGAGATCGCCCAGGTCACCGACACCATGCGCGCTCTGCAAGCCCTGGCCACACCCCGCAACTTCCTGCTGGTCGGCGACTCGAAACTCATCTCCTACCCCAACGTCACCGCGATGACCACCGAGCAGGTCACCTTCATCGCGCCCCTGGCCGCGTCCCGGGTCCCCGACGGGCTGTTCGCCGGCCTCGACCCGTCCCGGGCCACGATCGTGGACTACGTCGCCGAACGCGACGAGGGCAGACCACACACCGAACGGTGCACCTACCGGGTCGACGAAGACACCATGGACCTGACCGGCCCCCGCAAGAAGGACCCGGTACACACCCTACGGCGGATCCTGGTGCACTCCACCGCCAACGCCACCGCCCAGGCCAAGGCCCGCGCGCTCAGACTCGCCCAGGCCCGCACCGAACTGGACACCCTCACCCGTACCGCCGGCACCCGCCACCACCGCACCATCGAGGCCGTCACCACCAAAGCCACCGCGATCGCCCGCCGCCGCCGCATCAGCGCACACCTGCACACCACGATCACCACCGACGACACCGGCAAACCGACGTTCGCCTGGACCTTCGACCAGGCAGCCCTCGACGCCGAAGCCGCCGCCGACGGCTGGTACGCCCTGCTGACCAACCTGCCCGCCGACATCGACGCCACCGACGTGTTCCTGCGCTACAAGGACCAACCCACCGTCGAACGCCGCTACAGCGAGTTCAAAGGCCCCCTCGCCGTCGCACCGATCTTCCTACGCAACAACCGCCGGATCACCGCCCTGATCACCGTGATCTGCCTGGCCCTGCTCATCTTCTGCCTCATCGAACGCGAAGTCCGCCGCAACCTCGCCCCCGACACCGAGATACGTGGCTTCTACATCAACGACCGCCGCCCACGAAAGCCCACCGGACGGCTCATCCTGCAAGCACTCGGCGAACTCCGACTCATCCCCGCGCCCCCGAACGAAGCAGCCACCATCCCCACACCCGGGCCTCTACAAACCCGACTCCTGCGACTACTCCACGTCGACCCCACCCAACCCCGCTGGCCATGA
- a CDS encoding NADPH-dependent F420 reductase, producing MDSGDPSERERMMDIGIIGAGNVGSALARRLTEVGHQVTISASSPDSPRLAEATAGTGVTAGDAAQAADAELVVLAVPYTGIGDTLTGPVADALAGSTVIDVTNPLGPDHMSLRIGHDTSAAEQVAAMVPAANVVKAFNTVLAPNHARPVLGGVRQSVPVASDDLAAKKTVQELGTQLGFDTVDAGPLSSARYLEPVAALLIQVAYGGGAGPTVGFALARD from the coding sequence ATCGACAGTGGCGACCCGTCGGAGAGGGAGAGAATGATGGACATCGGCATCATTGGCGCCGGCAACGTCGGCTCGGCCCTGGCCCGGCGGCTGACCGAGGTCGGTCACCAGGTGACGATCTCCGCGTCCAGCCCGGATTCGCCGCGGCTGGCCGAGGCGACCGCCGGCACCGGGGTGACCGCCGGCGACGCCGCCCAGGCGGCCGACGCCGAACTGGTAGTGCTGGCGGTGCCGTACACCGGGATCGGCGACACGCTCACCGGACCGGTCGCCGACGCGCTGGCCGGCAGCACCGTGATCGACGTGACCAATCCGCTCGGCCCGGACCACATGTCGCTGCGGATCGGTCACGACACCTCCGCCGCCGAGCAGGTCGCCGCGATGGTCCCGGCGGCCAACGTGGTGAAGGCGTTCAACACCGTGCTCGCCCCGAACCACGCCCGGCCGGTGCTCGGCGGCGTACGGCAGTCGGTGCCGGTCGCCAGCGACGACCTGGCCGCCAAGAAGACCGTCCAGGAACTCGGCACCCAGCTGGGCTTCGACACGGTCGACGCCGGCCCGCTGTCCAGCGCCCGCTACCTGGAGCCGGTCGCCGCGCTGCTCATCCAGGTCGCCTACGGCGGCGGTGCCGGTCCGACGGTCGGTTTCGCGCTCGCCCGCGACTGA
- the ahcY gene encoding adenosylhomocysteinase, whose protein sequence is MTVTLTADSAGSVSDFKVADLSLATFGRKEIELAEHEMPGLMALRREYAAQQPFKGRKIAGSLHMTVQTAVLIETLTALGADVRWVSCNIFSTQDQAAAAVVVGPNGTVDNPQGVAVYAWKGETLDEYWWCTEQMLTWPDGSGPDSIVDDGGDVTLLIHLGKQFEEAGAVPSTSETDSVEYGIILETLRRSLAANPTKYTEMAKPIIGVSEETTTGVNRLYELAREGNLLFPAINVNDSVTKSKFDNKYGIRHSLVDGINRGTDVMIAGKLAVICGYGDVGKGAVESLRGQGARIVVTEIDPICALQAAMDGLDVVTLDDVVDRGDIFITTTGNKDIILADHMARMKHNAIVGNVGHFDNEIDMAGLAKVPGIEKINVKPQVDVWRFPDGHAVIVLSEGRLLNLGNATGHPSFVMSTSFSNQVIAQVELYAKIGEYGKQVYVLPKHLDEKVARLHLDAFGAKLTVLTKAQADYIGVDVAGPYKPEHYRY, encoded by the coding sequence GTGACCGTCACTCTGACCGCCGACAGCGCCGGATCGGTCAGCGACTTCAAGGTCGCCGACCTGTCCCTGGCGACCTTCGGTCGCAAGGAGATCGAGCTCGCCGAGCACGAGATGCCCGGGCTGATGGCACTGCGCCGTGAGTACGCCGCCCAGCAGCCGTTCAAGGGCCGCAAGATCGCCGGATCGCTGCACATGACCGTGCAGACGGCGGTGCTGATCGAGACGTTGACCGCGCTCGGGGCCGACGTGCGCTGGGTCTCCTGCAACATCTTCTCCACCCAGGACCAGGCCGCCGCGGCGGTCGTCGTGGGCCCGAACGGCACGGTCGACAACCCGCAGGGTGTCGCGGTGTACGCATGGAAGGGCGAGACGCTCGACGAGTACTGGTGGTGCACCGAGCAGATGCTCACCTGGCCGGACGGCAGCGGCCCGGACTCGATCGTCGACGACGGCGGCGACGTGACCCTGCTGATCCACCTCGGCAAGCAGTTCGAGGAGGCCGGCGCGGTGCCCTCCACCTCGGAGACCGACTCGGTCGAGTACGGCATCATCCTGGAGACCCTGCGCCGCTCGCTGGCCGCGAACCCGACCAAGTACACCGAGATGGCCAAGCCGATCATCGGGGTCTCCGAGGAGACCACCACCGGCGTGAACCGCCTCTACGAGCTGGCCCGCGAGGGCAACCTGCTCTTCCCGGCGATCAACGTCAACGACTCGGTCACCAAGAGCAAGTTCGACAACAAGTACGGCATCCGCCACTCGCTGGTCGACGGGATCAACCGGGGCACTGACGTGATGATCGCCGGCAAGCTCGCGGTGATCTGCGGCTACGGCGACGTCGGCAAGGGTGCTGTGGAGTCGCTGCGCGGCCAGGGGGCCCGGATCGTGGTGACCGAGATCGACCCGATCTGCGCGCTGCAGGCGGCGATGGACGGCCTCGACGTGGTGACCCTGGACGACGTCGTCGACCGCGGCGACATCTTCATCACCACCACCGGCAACAAGGACATCATCCTGGCCGACCACATGGCGAGGATGAAGCACAACGCGATCGTCGGCAACGTCGGGCACTTTGACAACGAGATCGACATGGCCGGCCTGGCGAAGGTGCCCGGGATCGAGAAGATCAACGTCAAGCCGCAGGTCGACGTCTGGCGCTTCCCGGACGGCCACGCGGTGATCGTGCTCTCCGAGGGGCGGCTGCTCAACCTCGGCAACGCGACCGGCCACCCGAGCTTCGTGATGTCGACGTCCTTCTCGAACCAGGTCATCGCCCAGGTCGAGCTGTACGCCAAGATCGGCGAGTACGGCAAGCAGGTGTACGTGCTGCCCAAGCACCTTGACGAGAAGGTGGCCCGGCTGCACCTGGACGCGTTCGGCGCCAAGCTGACCGTGCTCACCAAGGCCCAGGCGGACTACATCGGCGTCGACGTGGCCGGCCCGTACAAGCCGGAGCACTACCGCTACTGA
- a CDS encoding glycoside hydrolase family 3 N-terminal domain-containing protein: MPNDPALRRLALRTLLAAYPGTTVPQWAVDLVGDGLAGHTLFGGNVDRPEQLRAATDALRAARADVLVAIDEEGGDVTRLAHATGSPYPGNAALGAVDDPALTRQVYRAIGDELATCGANLDLAPTVDVNTADDNPIIGTRSFGADPALVATHAAAAVAGLADAGVAGCAKHFPGHGATVTDSHLELPTVDVPMAVLRRRDLPPFAAVVEAGTPAIMTAHIRVPALTGDAPATFSRAALTGLLRDEYGFAGVIVTDALEMRGATLAAGGIVPAAVAALAAGADLLCIGARVDHALVERVAAGIVAAIGDGTLPVGRVEQAADRVTALAAVVRPAADGTAGPADLGYAAARRAVRVEGTLDGLADALVVQLTAGSTIAEGRVPWGLGPHLGHARQLRVAPAEVTAEQVAAAADGRPLVLVGRHLHRVPGAGDLIERLAARHPVAVVEMGWPSAWRPAGVRAFVTTYGASHANGRAAAEALGLAA; this comes from the coding sequence ATGCCGAACGACCCGGCGCTGCGGCGACTGGCGCTGCGCACCCTGCTCGCCGCCTACCCCGGCACCACCGTCCCGCAGTGGGCGGTGGACCTGGTCGGCGACGGGCTCGCCGGACACACCCTGTTCGGTGGCAACGTGGACCGACCCGAGCAGTTGCGGGCCGCCACCGACGCGCTGCGGGCCGCCCGGGCCGACGTGCTGGTCGCCATCGACGAGGAGGGCGGCGACGTGACCCGGCTGGCGCACGCCACCGGCAGCCCGTACCCCGGCAACGCGGCGCTCGGCGCGGTCGACGACCCGGCGCTGACCCGGCAGGTCTACCGGGCGATCGGCGACGAGCTCGCCACCTGCGGGGCGAACCTCGACCTGGCACCGACCGTCGACGTGAACACCGCCGACGACAACCCGATCATCGGCACCCGGTCGTTCGGGGCCGACCCGGCGCTGGTCGCCACGCACGCGGCGGCGGCCGTCGCCGGGCTGGCCGACGCCGGGGTCGCCGGCTGCGCCAAGCACTTCCCCGGCCACGGCGCCACGGTCACCGACTCGCACCTCGAACTGCCCACTGTCGACGTACCGATGGCGGTGCTGCGCCGGCGGGACCTGCCGCCGTTCGCCGCCGTGGTCGAAGCCGGCACCCCGGCGATCATGACCGCGCACATCCGGGTCCCGGCGTTGACCGGCGACGCGCCGGCCACCTTCAGCCGGGCCGCGCTGACCGGCCTGCTCCGCGACGAGTACGGCTTCGCCGGGGTGATCGTCACCGACGCGCTGGAGATGCGCGGCGCCACGCTGGCCGCCGGTGGGATCGTCCCGGCGGCGGTCGCCGCCCTGGCCGCCGGTGCCGACCTGCTCTGCATCGGCGCCCGGGTCGACCACGCACTGGTCGAACGGGTCGCGGCGGGCATCGTCGCCGCGATCGGCGACGGGACGCTGCCGGTCGGCCGGGTCGAGCAGGCGGCCGACCGGGTGACCGCGCTGGCCGCCGTGGTCCGGCCGGCGGCGGATGGAACCGCCGGCCCGGCCGATCTGGGGTACGCCGCCGCCCGCCGCGCCGTCCGGGTGGAAGGCACCCTCGACGGGCTGGCCGACGCACTGGTGGTGCAGCTGACCGCCGGCTCGACGATCGCCGAGGGCCGGGTGCCGTGGGGCCTCGGACCGCACCTCGGCCACGCCCGGCAGCTGCGGGTGGCACCGGCCGAGGTGACCGCAGAGCAGGTCGCGGCGGCCGCCGACGGCCGGCCGTTGGTGCTGGTCGGCCGGCACCTGCACCGGGTTCCCGGTGCCGGTGACCTGATCGAACGGCTGGCCGCCCGGCACCCGGTCGCGGTGGTGGAGATGGGCTGGCCGTCGGCCTGGCGCCCGGCCGGGGTGCGTGCCTTCGTCACCACGTACGGTGCGAGTCACGCCAACGGCCGGGCCGCCGCCGAGGCCCTCGGCCTGGCCGCCTGA
- a CDS encoding ROK family transcriptional regulator has translation MGSPRLPGTPRLLRALNDRAALELLIARGPLTRAQLGELTGLSKVTASQLVERLEGRGLVTRVGEQAGGRGPNAQLYAVQPASAHVVGVDVGPDRVVAACADITGSVIGRVEQSTRDTDDPVGVVHNAVVQAASSAETQLASVRRVVLGTPGLVDPANGDITFAYNLPRWHRGLLAALREDLDTTVVFENDVNLAAVAEAHAGAARDVPDFVLVWAGVGVGLAIMLGGRLHHGSTGAAGEIGYLPVPGAPIPRDVSRRAKPAFQQIAGADAVRAVAREHGFRAASAGDAVRAAIAAGTRGGPLLDELARRLALGVASSCVVLDPPLVVLTGEVGQAGGSALAERVQHEVAAITLVAPRVVVTELTEEPVLQGALRTALDAARDEVFGSTVA, from the coding sequence ATGGGTTCCCCGCGCCTGCCCGGCACGCCCCGGCTGCTGCGAGCGCTCAACGACCGGGCAGCGCTGGAGCTGCTCATCGCCCGCGGACCACTCACCCGGGCACAGCTCGGCGAGCTGACCGGACTGTCCAAAGTGACAGCGTCGCAGCTGGTCGAGCGGCTGGAAGGACGCGGGCTGGTCACCCGGGTCGGCGAACAGGCCGGTGGCCGGGGCCCCAACGCCCAGCTGTACGCCGTACAGCCGGCCAGCGCGCACGTCGTCGGCGTCGACGTCGGACCGGACCGGGTGGTGGCCGCCTGTGCCGACATCACCGGATCGGTGATCGGCCGGGTCGAGCAGTCCACCAGGGACACCGATGACCCGGTCGGCGTGGTACACAACGCGGTGGTGCAGGCCGCCAGCAGCGCCGAGACCCAGCTGGCCAGCGTACGGCGGGTGGTGCTGGGCACACCCGGCCTGGTCGACCCGGCCAACGGCGACATCACCTTCGCGTACAACCTGCCGCGCTGGCACCGCGGCCTGCTCGCCGCGCTGCGCGAGGACCTGGACACCACGGTCGTGTTCGAAAACGACGTCAACCTCGCCGCGGTCGCCGAGGCGCATGCCGGCGCCGCCCGCGACGTGCCCGACTTCGTGCTGGTCTGGGCCGGCGTCGGAGTCGGCCTGGCGATCATGCTCGGCGGCCGGCTGCACCACGGCAGCACCGGCGCGGCCGGTGAGATCGGCTACCTGCCGGTGCCCGGCGCGCCGATCCCGCGCGACGTCTCCCGCCGCGCCAAGCCGGCCTTCCAGCAGATCGCCGGCGCCGACGCGGTCCGCGCGGTGGCCCGCGAACACGGGTTCCGGGCGGCCAGCGCGGGCGACGCGGTGCGGGCCGCGATCGCCGCCGGCACCCGGGGCGGGCCGTTGCTCGACGAGCTGGCCCGCCGGCTCGCGCTCGGGGTCGCCAGCAGCTGCGTGGTGCTCGACCCGCCGCTGGTCGTGCTGACCGGCGAGGTCGGCCAGGCCGGCGGCAGCGCCCTGGCCGAACGGGTGCAGCACGAAGTGGCCGCGATCACCCTGGTCGCCCCCCGGGTGGTGGTCACCGAGCTGACCGAGGAGCCGGTGCTGCAGGGCGCCCTGCGGACCGCCCTCGACGCCGCCCGCGACGAGGTCTTCGGATCCACCGTGGCCTGA
- a CDS encoding ABC transporter ATP-binding protein, producing the protein MDGPVPTVADDLVIELDSVGVTRSGTALLQDITLRVQPDQRWVVLGPNGAGKTTLLSLAAGRLHPTTGTVRVLDEQLGRTDLAELRTRIGLTTAALAERIPGTERVLDVVLTAAWSVVGRWRERYDELDVGRAQELLGQFGVAGLAQREYGTLSEGERKRVQIARALMTDPELLLLDEPAAGLDLGAREELVGRLGVLAQDPDSPALMLVTHHVEEIPPGFTHALLLRGGTVVAAGELAATVTGEHLSETFGVPLVVERTGQRYTARAA; encoded by the coding sequence TTGGATGGTCCGGTGCCTACCGTTGCTGACGACCTGGTGATCGAGCTCGACTCAGTGGGCGTGACCCGCTCCGGCACGGCCCTGTTGCAGGACATCACCCTGCGGGTGCAGCCCGACCAGCGGTGGGTGGTGCTCGGCCCGAACGGTGCCGGCAAGACCACCCTGCTCAGCCTCGCCGCCGGCCGGCTGCACCCGACGACCGGGACCGTCCGCGTCCTCGACGAGCAGCTGGGGCGCACCGACCTGGCGGAGCTGCGGACCCGGATCGGGTTGACCACCGCCGCGCTCGCCGAACGGATTCCCGGCACCGAGCGGGTGCTCGACGTGGTGCTGACCGCCGCCTGGTCGGTGGTCGGCCGGTGGCGCGAGCGCTACGACGAGCTCGACGTGGGCCGGGCACAGGAACTGCTCGGCCAGTTCGGTGTGGCCGGGCTGGCGCAGCGCGAGTACGGGACCCTCTCCGAAGGTGAACGCAAGCGGGTGCAGATCGCCCGGGCGCTGATGACCGACCCGGAGCTGCTGCTGCTCGACGAGCCGGCGGCCGGGCTCGACCTCGGTGCCCGTGAGGAGCTGGTCGGCCGGCTCGGGGTCCTCGCCCAGGACCCGGATTCCCCGGCGTTGATGCTGGTCACCCACCACGTGGAGGAGATCCCGCCGGGCTTCACCCACGCCCTGCTGCTGCGCGGCGGCACCGTCGTCGCGGCCGGCGAGCTGGCCGCGACGGTCACCGGCGAGCACCTGTCGGAGACGTTCGGCGTGCCGTTGGTCGTCGAGCGGACGGGCCAGCGGTACACCGCCCGGGCCGCCTGA
- a CDS encoding ribokinase: protein MTAPRIAVVGSANMDLVATAPRLPSPGETLLGTDFVTVPGGKGANQAIAAARAGGACVFLGAVGSDAFGVTLTGRIARSGVDTSQLRVVYGSSGVAVVMVNAAGENAIVVTPGANAAFRGLTEPELAAVRDADVLVAQLEIPLETVLAAAAAAREAGTRVILNAAPARELPAELLDAVDLLVVNEAEARAIVGAGREDPAALLTVVRRAVLTLGTEGAWFADRDDTVHHVPAFPVETVDSTAAGDAFTGALAVAWGEGRELVSAVRWASAAGAACVRRLGASVSLPQRAEIDALAG from the coding sequence GTGACAGCGCCGCGGATCGCGGTGGTGGGCAGCGCGAACATGGACCTGGTCGCGACCGCGCCGAGACTGCCGTCGCCGGGGGAGACCCTGCTCGGCACCGACTTCGTCACGGTGCCCGGCGGCAAGGGCGCCAACCAGGCGATCGCGGCGGCCCGCGCCGGTGGCGCCTGCGTGTTTCTCGGCGCGGTCGGCTCGGACGCCTTCGGCGTCACCCTGACCGGCCGGATCGCCCGGTCCGGGGTGGACACGAGCCAGCTGCGGGTGGTGTACGGGTCGTCCGGCGTCGCGGTCGTGATGGTCAACGCGGCCGGTGAGAACGCGATCGTCGTCACCCCGGGTGCCAACGCGGCGTTCCGTGGGCTCACCGAGCCGGAGCTGGCGGCGGTCCGGGACGCCGACGTGCTGGTGGCGCAGTTGGAGATTCCGCTGGAGACGGTGCTGGCCGCCGCGGCGGCGGCCCGCGAGGCGGGCACCCGGGTGATCCTCAACGCCGCCCCGGCCCGTGAACTGCCGGCCGAGCTGCTCGACGCGGTGGATCTGCTGGTGGTCAACGAGGCCGAGGCGCGGGCGATCGTCGGCGCCGGGCGGGAGGACCCGGCGGCGCTGTTGACGGTGGTCCGTCGGGCGGTGCTCACCCTTGGCACCGAAGGCGCCTGGTTCGCCGACCGCGACGATACGGTGCACCACGTGCCGGCCTTCCCGGTCGAGACGGTGGACTCCACCGCCGCCGGTGACGCGTTCACCGGCGCGCTCGCGGTCGCCTGGGGCGAGGGACGGGAGCTGGTGTCCGCGGTCCGGTGGGCGTCGGCGGCCGGTGCGGCCTGCGTACGCCGGTTGGGGGCCTCGGTGTCGTTGCCGCAGCGGGCCGAGATCGACGCCCTGGCCGGCTGA
- a CDS encoding YccF domain-containing protein, translating to MRVILNLLWLIFGGGIVLGFGYAVAALICFVLIVTIPFGVASLRLAYYSLWPFGRTLVAKPGAGIGSGLANILWVVLAGWWLALTHIVTGVTLCLTIIGIPFGIANFKLVPAAFWPLGREVVDVEDLRRPGLVHA from the coding sequence ATGCGAGTCATTCTCAACCTGCTCTGGCTCATCTTCGGCGGCGGTATCGTGCTCGGTTTCGGGTACGCGGTGGCGGCCCTCATCTGCTTCGTGCTGATCGTCACGATCCCGTTCGGGGTGGCGTCGCTGCGGTTGGCCTACTACTCCCTCTGGCCGTTCGGCCGGACGCTGGTCGCGAAGCCGGGGGCGGGGATCGGCTCCGGGCTGGCGAACATCCTCTGGGTGGTGCTGGCCGGCTGGTGGCTGGCGCTCACCCACATCGTCACCGGCGTCACGCTCTGTCTGACGATCATCGGCATCCCGTTCGGCATCGCCAACTTCAAGTTGGTGCCGGCGGCGTTCTGGCCGCTGGGCCGGGAGGTCGTCGACGTCGAGGATCTGCGTCGACCAGGGCTGGTCCACGCCTGA
- a CDS encoding DNA-binding protein — MTTEDLFTPPDAAQSRAHRRHAALLRIAGRHADTTARRHRHLHPQMVDPYEAVRLALSLASGGAKADPDEPDLDRSDLIAALTLVAPVRADLDAVELGLLEAARSRGLTWQAIAFGLGLGTAQAARQRYDRLTGRSSPAGEAD, encoded by the coding sequence GTGACCACCGAAGACCTGTTCACCCCGCCCGACGCGGCACAGTCGCGGGCGCACCGCCGGCACGCGGCCCTGCTCAGGATCGCCGGACGACACGCCGACACCACCGCGCGGCGGCACCGCCACCTGCACCCGCAGATGGTCGACCCGTACGAGGCGGTACGGCTGGCACTCAGCCTGGCCAGTGGCGGCGCCAAGGCCGACCCGGACGAACCGGATCTGGACCGCAGCGACCTGATCGCCGCGCTGACCCTGGTCGCGCCGGTCCGCGCCGACCTCGACGCCGTCGAACTGGGCCTGTTGGAGGCCGCCCGAAGCCGGGGACTCACCTGGCAGGCGATCGCCTTCGGGCTCGGCCTGGGCACCGCGCAGGCCGCCCGGCAGCGCTACGACCGACTCACCGGACGCAGCAGTCCGGCCGGCGAAGCCGACTGA
- the map gene encoding type I methionyl aminopeptidase, whose product MIELKSAQEIDRMAVTGQFVGELLAELSDVAAVGVNLMDIEHHARQRIAERGAESCYWDYAPSFGRGPFRNVLCLSVNDAVLHGLPHDYVLRDGDLLSIDMAVGIDGWVADSAVSVIVGTPDPADLRLIEATEVALAAAIAAAQPGGRLGDVCAAIGDVAGSYGYSVNGEFGGHGIGRTMHEDPHVANTGRAGRGMRLDPGLTIAIEPWFCHSTNKIRYDEDGWTIRSADGSRTAHSEHTVAITPSGPRVLTGRPTP is encoded by the coding sequence GTGATCGAGCTCAAGTCCGCCCAGGAGATCGACCGGATGGCGGTGACCGGGCAGTTCGTCGGCGAACTGCTCGCCGAACTGAGCGACGTCGCCGCGGTCGGCGTCAACCTGATGGACATCGAACACCACGCCCGGCAGCGGATCGCCGAACGCGGCGCCGAGTCCTGCTACTGGGACTACGCCCCGTCGTTCGGCCGCGGTCCGTTCCGCAACGTGCTGTGCCTGTCGGTCAACGACGCGGTGCTGCACGGCCTCCCGCACGACTACGTGCTGCGCGACGGTGACCTGCTCAGCATCGACATGGCGGTCGGCATCGACGGCTGGGTGGCCGACTCCGCGGTCTCCGTCATCGTCGGCACCCCCGATCCGGCCGATCTGCGGCTGATCGAGGCGACCGAGGTCGCCCTCGCGGCGGCGATCGCCGCCGCCCAGCCCGGCGGCCGGCTCGGCGACGTCTGCGCCGCGATCGGCGACGTCGCCGGTTCGTACGGCTACAGCGTCAACGGCGAGTTCGGCGGTCACGGCATCGGCCGCACCATGCACGAGGACCCGCACGTCGCCAACACCGGCCGCGCCGGCCGTGGGATGCGGCTCGATCCCGGCCTGACCATCGCCATCGAACCCTGGTTCTGTCACTCCACCAACAAGATCAGGTACGACGAGGACGGCTGGACGATCCGCTCCGCCGACGGCTCCCGTACCGCCCACTCCGAACACACGGTCGCCATCACACCGTCCGGGCCCCGGGTCCTGACCGGTCGCCCGACCCCCTGA
- a CDS encoding helix-turn-helix domain-containing protein, whose protein sequence is MVRQPLTAEQIAAGQRLGAALRVARAGRSLVEVALAAGISPETLRKIEAGRLPAPAFGTVVRLSQALDVPLGDLADVWLAEMPVRQAS, encoded by the coding sequence ATGGTTCGCCAACCACTCACCGCCGAACAGATCGCCGCAGGCCAGCGACTCGGCGCCGCGCTGCGGGTCGCGCGGGCCGGCCGCAGCCTCGTCGAGGTGGCGCTGGCGGCCGGGATCTCCCCCGAGACGCTGCGCAAGATCGAAGCGGGCCGGCTTCCGGCACCGGCGTTCGGCACCGTGGTCCGGCTCAGCCAGGCCCTCGACGTCCCCCTCGGCGACCTGGCCGACGTCTGGCTGGCCGAGATGCCCGTCCGCCAGGCGTCCTAG
- a CDS encoding DUF6232 family protein, with product MITYYDDKSVRITSTEIRVDQRRHPLTQVHRIWQRRGARSWSALASRGMVGVAFMAPVATAIIGLAAALTIDASPTVTIALIGGSILVGLVIVPIADLLLGLLDDSYDRGAHLLELWADVRGTPVLLVSDRDALRVGRIHRALRRAVEAALAS from the coding sequence ATGATCACCTACTACGATGACAAATCCGTACGGATCACCTCCACCGAGATCCGGGTGGACCAGCGACGACATCCACTCACCCAGGTGCACCGGATCTGGCAGCGGCGGGGTGCCCGTTCGTGGAGCGCCCTGGCCAGCCGAGGGATGGTCGGCGTCGCCTTCATGGCCCCGGTGGCGACCGCGATCATCGGGCTGGCCGCCGCGTTGACCATCGACGCCTCGCCGACCGTCACCATCGCGCTGATCGGCGGATCGATCCTGGTCGGGCTGGTCATCGTGCCGATCGCGGACCTGCTGCTCGGGCTGCTCGACGACTCCTACGACCGGGGCGCGCACCTGCTCGAACTCTGGGCCGACGTGCGGGGCACCCCGGTGCTGCTGGTGTCCGACCGGGACGCGCTGCGGGTGGGCCGCATCCACCGCGCGCTACGCCGTGCGGTCGAGGCCGCGCTGGCATCGTAA